In the genome of Desulfuromonas acetexigens, one region contains:
- a CDS encoding Rne/Rng family ribonuclease, which translates to MSKKMLINASHSEEHRAAIVEDGALTELEIEVVGREQTRGNIYKAVVVRVETGLQAAFVDYGADRLGFLQMGEIHPLCYRRSGAGAESKGRPRINDILQRGQELLVQVVKEERGTKGAALTTYLSLPGRYMVLMPESDTKGVSRKIEEESQRKKLKSSMASMNLPENMGYIVRTAGIGQTKEELKRDFDYLLRVYDNIQELARRSKAPALVYKESNLVIRMIRDYFSADIDEVLVDDAKVFQEAKDFFQQVMPEYARLVKLHQEKRPIFSRYQIEEQIETISKNKVPLPSGGSIVIDSTEALVAIDVNSGKMASEQGVEATAYKTNLEAAAEVGRQLRLRDLGGLIVIDFIDMRDRKHIRDVEKCLKEALKMDKARVTIGHISSQFSLLEMSRQRIKATLAEGAFLTCPHCEGSGRIKSTEAQAVAFMRKLQTGIAKGQIGLAEGDVPMEVATYLLNSRREELLLMERQHKLAIVIRGCKDLKPGQFELTFAKREKEEQAAEFVDATLFTRAAAEDYGRPTTEEVEDLPAEEMETEAVAEADSEVEVTEVAEGSEEAPKKKRKRRRRKKKNGTSAETPSGDETAEGTDDEDEEEELPPEVPSDQPQESTEISAEAAEGQNSESPVQEEAKPAKKRRRRRKKPAGAPTSPSETEGSDSGDAPPISTDATEEKVETTLPMAAQSEMLQQPEPGTTDGALETESTPKKRPTRSRSRKPAGRATSAPETPSPADVGTETGPKPEETAAAGPAPIAADQEQAPVAKPARKPRAPRKKAAEPATDEAVAKDEAKTAEETEKPKPKRAPRPRKAPVTAPEIGEPEAKPPRRAPRKKATETPPVDETTKDAT; encoded by the coding sequence ATGAGCAAAAAGATGCTGATTAACGCCTCCCACTCGGAGGAACACCGGGCGGCCATTGTCGAAGACGGCGCCCTGACCGAATTGGAAATCGAAGTCGTTGGCCGGGAACAGACCCGGGGCAATATCTACAAGGCGGTGGTGGTCCGGGTCGAAACCGGGCTGCAGGCCGCCTTTGTCGATTATGGGGCCGACCGTCTCGGCTTTCTGCAGATGGGGGAGATCCACCCCCTCTGCTACCGGCGCAGCGGAGCCGGTGCCGAAAGTAAGGGACGTCCACGCATCAACGACATCCTGCAACGGGGCCAGGAACTCCTCGTCCAGGTGGTCAAAGAAGAGCGCGGCACCAAGGGGGCGGCCCTGACCACCTACCTCTCCCTCCCCGGCCGCTATATGGTGCTGATGCCCGAGAGCGACACCAAGGGGGTCTCGCGCAAGATCGAGGAAGAATCCCAGCGCAAGAAGCTCAAGAGCTCCATGGCCTCCATGAATTTGCCCGAGAATATGGGCTACATCGTGCGCACCGCCGGGATCGGCCAGACCAAGGAAGAACTCAAGCGCGACTTCGACTACCTGTTGCGGGTCTACGACAATATCCAGGAACTGGCCCGGCGCTCCAAGGCTCCGGCGCTGGTCTACAAGGAATCGAACCTGGTCATCCGCATGATCCGCGACTACTTCAGCGCCGACATCGACGAGGTGCTGGTCGACGATGCCAAGGTTTTCCAGGAGGCCAAGGATTTTTTCCAGCAGGTGATGCCCGAATACGCCCGCCTAGTCAAACTCCACCAGGAAAAACGCCCGATCTTCTCCCGCTACCAGATCGAAGAACAGATCGAGACCATCAGCAAGAACAAAGTCCCCCTCCCCTCCGGCGGCTCCATCGTCATCGACAGCACCGAAGCGCTGGTGGCCATCGACGTCAACTCGGGGAAAATGGCTTCCGAGCAGGGGGTCGAAGCCACCGCCTACAAGACCAATCTCGAAGCCGCCGCCGAAGTCGGCCGGCAGCTGCGCCTGCGCGACCTGGGCGGTCTGATCGTCATCGACTTTATCGACATGCGCGATCGGAAACACATTCGCGACGTGGAAAAGTGCCTCAAAGAGGCGCTCAAAATGGATAAGGCGCGGGTCACCATCGGCCACATCAGCAGCCAGTTCAGCCTGCTGGAGATGAGCCGCCAGCGGATCAAGGCGACCCTCGCCGAAGGGGCCTTTCTCACCTGCCCACACTGCGAAGGGAGCGGCCGGATCAAGAGCACCGAGGCCCAAGCGGTGGCCTTCATGCGCAAACTGCAGACGGGGATCGCCAAGGGTCAGATCGGCTTGGCCGAAGGGGATGTGCCGATGGAAGTCGCCACCTACCTGCTCAACTCCCGGCGCGAGGAGCTGCTGCTCATGGAGCGCCAGCACAAACTCGCCATCGTCATCCGCGGCTGCAAGGATCTCAAACCGGGCCAGTTCGAGCTGACCTTTGCCAAACGGGAAAAGGAAGAGCAGGCGGCGGAATTTGTCGACGCGACCCTCTTCACCCGAGCGGCGGCAGAGGATTACGGACGTCCGACCACCGAAGAGGTGGAGGATCTGCCCGCCGAGGAGATGGAGACGGAAGCCGTCGCTGAAGCCGACAGCGAGGTGGAAGTTACCGAAGTTGCCGAAGGAAGCGAAGAGGCGCCGAAGAAAAAACGTAAGCGGCGCCGGCGCAAGAAAAAGAATGGCACGTCCGCCGAAACTCCGTCTGGCGATGAGACGGCGGAGGGTACGGACGATGAGGATGAAGAGGAAGAACTTCCCCCGGAAGTTCCCTCCGACCAGCCGCAAGAATCGACGGAAATCTCCGCCGAGGCGGCGGAAGGCCAAAATTCCGAATCACCCGTGCAAGAAGAAGCCAAACCCGCCAAGAAACGCCGTCGCCGTCGCAAGAAACCGGCTGGGGCCCCGACTTCCCCGTCTGAAACCGAAGGGTCGGATTCCGGCGATGCTCCGCCGATTTCGACGGACGCGACAGAGGAAAAAGTCGAGACCACTTTACCGATGGCCGCCCAATCGGAAATGCTCCAGCAGCCGGAACCCGGAACGACGGATGGGGCGCTGGAGACGGAAAGTACGCCCAAGAAAAGACCGACGCGCAGTCGGAGCCGCAAACCGGCCGGGCGGGCCACTTCTGCCCCGGAAACCCCTTCCCCCGCGGATGTCGGGACCGAAACCGGACCGAAACCTGAAGAGACCGCAGCGGCAGGGCCTGCGCCGATAGCGGCCGACCAAGAGCAAGCGCCCGTCGCCAAACCGGCCCGAAAACCCCGCGCCCCACGGAAGAAGGCAGCGGAACCGGCCACCGACGAAGCGGTCGCGAAAGATGAAGCCAAGACTGCGGAGGAAACAGAAAAACCCAAACCCAAAAGGGCGCCGCGCCCCCGAAAAGCCCCGGTGACAGCTCCCGAGATCGGGGAGCCCGAGGCGAAACCCCCACGCCGCGCCCCACGTAAGAAGGCGACGGAAACGCCCCCGGTCGATGAAACGACCAAGGACGCAACCTGA
- a CDS encoding EFR1 family ferrodoxin (N-terminal region resembles flavodoxins. C-terminal ferrodoxin region binds two 4Fe-4S clusters.) has protein sequence MTITHRIVYFSPAGTTRQVAEAIGDFLRDRGQSVSLLDLARRQNPAASFVSDAQPFCLWLGSPVYCDHAVPLVEDFVRSLPATSGFAVPFVTWGAVTSGLALPEMAACLTEPGFAVLGAAKVLAEHSSLWQSFQPLAAGRPNAGDLNRIEALVESVLTKIARGRTEILPAERLDYLPPALKAQSAAKSLAAIKAMQPLRAADKNICTRCGECVQICPVEAIRLDPFPVIDDSCILCQQCTRHCPVGAYPYDGAAVETRIQTMAKESAEAKETGIFL, from the coding sequence ATGACCATCACACATCGAATCGTCTATTTTTCCCCGGCGGGAACCACCCGGCAAGTCGCTGAGGCGATTGGGGATTTTCTGCGGGATCGGGGCCAATCGGTGAGCCTGCTCGATCTGGCACGGCGGCAAAACCCGGCCGCGTCGTTCGTCTCGGACGCGCAACCCTTCTGCCTGTGGCTCGGTAGTCCCGTCTATTGCGACCATGCCGTGCCGCTGGTGGAAGATTTCGTCCGTTCCCTGCCCGCTACCAGCGGTTTCGCGGTCCCCTTCGTCACCTGGGGGGCGGTGACCAGCGGCCTCGCCCTTCCCGAGATGGCGGCGTGCCTTACGGAACCGGGCTTTGCCGTTCTCGGCGCCGCCAAAGTGCTGGCCGAGCATTCCTCCCTGTGGCAGTCCTTCCAGCCCCTGGCGGCCGGACGGCCCAACGCCGGGGATCTGAACCGGATAGAGGCGTTGGTAGAGAGCGTGTTGACCAAGATCGCGCGCGGCCGGACGGAAATCCTGCCTGCGGAGCGGCTCGACTATCTTCCCCCCGCGCTCAAAGCACAATCCGCCGCCAAGAGTCTGGCCGCGATCAAGGCGATGCAGCCGCTGCGCGCGGCGGATAAAAATATCTGCACCCGCTGCGGGGAGTGTGTGCAAATCTGCCCGGTGGAGGCGATCCGTCTCGATCCCTTCCCGGTAATCGACGACTCCTGCATCCTCTGTCAGCAATGTACCCGTCATTGCCCGGTCGGGGCTTATCCCTACGATGGAGCCGCTGTGGAAACCCGCATCCAGACGATGGCAAAGGAGAGTGCCGAAGCCAAGGAGACCGGGATCTTCCTATAG